A window from Betta splendens chromosome 1, fBetSpl5.4, whole genome shotgun sequence encodes these proteins:
- the LOC114861093 gene encoding centrosomal protein of 95 kDa isoform X1: MGTQDGERDWVDVANDLLSKCHVKLRLKTLTSCDASVFISLYENILGERVPDYIAAPSCQEDDIHNVQAVIDSLSLDYLQISLSHITGENVVRGEKESIRNLLEIFDGLLEYLNEEISEESHSGEELNENVSKDEHTEAKQPTSCDDTHQKETKLEEASLSSAGAFTVKSSTHSLRSWNNEEMESASEVMGLGVSARTFTDQEEGLTVPPKTTDAVTTSVHLTAQDTPLIEPLPSAIALKPPNQSSTPLRREPDRDSHSPSQCPPGAGSSPGQTEEAAVTTVTTEVNKPVAEAVATNGVHSPAVSEESLSSQQKASTEAEGGALEPTNKGSRKVLFHTQPDVLFLTLQDEKALATPSPPDTEEEDEEDLRYIRRLQNRKLVHPGRTGVRSSRVEEEPLSYQRQRNRKAEEELHHISEKLSHRLEELDQMLKRVLGEAREPSEVGEEEEQSHSIDSIMETHRIPRQHIKTPDTESSHQMRSLSPSPPRARCSLQGQLEDAVAENLTLDDGKQANPTATDPLRRAGLHHRPSHRKYNKYLEETVYEEELKRYENKKQVDLDNARLKAQEAEREYREAILSDVSQASRLAPLRTKDQSRRHTQTPLGRRRRETPRKAHSIKVKENDLLPVLLEELPHLHISPHALGRMWEQQMQQVDRLHAQSFSHSQPRSKLSRQVKDAQRKHDLLVDLIHKDQDHNRRLRDFKERIQQQKVTQNRLREQRQQIARAKKYHSDYHVQHRARLMRARTKEERMFRQLFEEGLDLQKTRLREQRAHAREQRLEHQRRHQDQITSMENYYKDQFSLLAERLAQERQEIQVRKKAQEKALLKMKRELRSRMEREIGELQKIIIQNNEEDYIQDLEVQRLRNRIQMASFQYNTSYLH, encoded by the exons ATGGGAACCCAGGACGGAGAGAGAG ATTGGGTGGATGTGGCAAATGATCTACTCAGCAAGTGTCACGTAAAGCTGAGACTGAAGACACTGACGAGCTGCGATGCaagtgttttcatttctctgtATGAAAACATCTTGGGCGAAAGGGTTCCAG ATTATATTGCTGCTCCAAGTTGTCAAGAGGATGACATTCATAATGTTCAGGCCGTGATTGATTCTCTGTCCCTGGATTACCTTCAGATCAGCCTTTCACACATTACAG GGGAAAATGTTGTCAGAGGAGAAAAGGAATCTATAAGGAACCTGTTGGAAATCTTTGATGGACTGCTGGAATATCTCAATGAGGAGATAAGTGAGGAGTCGCACAGTGGAG AGGAACTGAATGAGAATGTCAGTAAGGATGAACACACTGAAGCCAAGCAGCCAACAAGTTGTGATGACACACATCAAAAAGAGACAAAATTGGAGGAAGCATCTCTTTCTTCAGCTGGAGC GTTCACTGTCAAATCCAGTACCCATTCCCTCCGTTCCTGGAACAATGAGGAGATGGAATCAGCAAGTGAAGTCATGGGGCTGGGTGTGTCTGCACGCACATTTACAGACCAGGAAGAAg GACTGACTGTCCCCCCTAAAACCACAGACGCAGTCACCACCTCTGTTCATCTTACTGCCCAAGACACCCCACTCATTGAACCGCTGCCTTCAGCCATCGCTCTGAAGCCGCCAAACCAGAGCAGCACTCCCCTGAGAAGAGAACCTGACCGAGACTCACACTCACCCAGTCAGTGCCCTCCAGGtgctggctccagtcctgggcAAACAGAGGAAGCGGCTGTCACTACAGTCACTACAGAG GTCAATAAACCAGTAGCTGAGGCTGTTGCTACCAATGGAGTCCATTCCCCTG CTGTGAGTGAGGAGTCTTTGTCCAGTCAGCAAAAAGCCAGCACAGAAGCAGAGGGGGGGGCACTAGAG CCAACCAACAAGGGTTCCAGGAAGGTTTTATTCCACACCCAGCCAGATGTTCTCTTCCTCACCTTGCAGGATGAGAAGGCACTTGCCACCCCGTCTCCCCCTGACaccgaggaggaagatgaagaggatctGAGATATATACGAAGATTAcagaacaggaagctggttcACCCTGGCAGAACAGGTGTCAG AAGTagcagggtggaggaggagcctcTGTCTTAtcaaagacagagaaacaggaaagcCGAAGAGGAGCTGCACCACATATCAGAAAAACTGTCCCATCGACTTGAGGAACTCGATCAG ATGCTTAAAAGAGTTCTGGGGGAGGCCAGAGAGCCCAGTGAGgtcggagaggaggaggagcagtccCACAGCATTGACAGCATCATGGAGACCCACAGGATTCCCAGACAACACATTA AAACCCCAGATACTGAATCTTCCCACCAGATGCGTTCCTtgtccccctctcctcctcgtgcCCGTTGCTCCCTGCAGGGACAGTTAGAAGATGCCGTGGCAGAGAACTTGACCCTGGACGATGGGAAACAGGCAAACCCCACAGCTACTGATCCTTTAAGAAGAGCAGGGCTACACCACAGGCCCTCGCACAGGAAATACAACAAG TATTTGGAGGAGACTGTCTATGAGGAGGAGCTAAAAAGATATGAGAACAAAAAACAAGTCGATCTAGATAATGCACGTCTCAAAGCTCAGGAAGCT GAGCGAGAGTACAGGGAGGCCATACTAAGTGACGTTTCCCAAGCCTCCAGATTGGCTCCACTTCGAACAAAGGATCAGTCACGACGCCACACGCAAACCCCACTAGGACGGAGACGACGAGAAACTCCCAGAAAAGCTCACTCTA TTAAGGTAAAAGAAAATGAcctgctccccgtcctcctTGAGGAGCTACCCCACCTTCACATCTCCCCTCACGCTCTGGGCCGGATGTgggagcagcagatgcagcaggtgGACAGGCTCCATGCCCAGTCATTCTCCCACAGCCAGCCTCGCAGTAAGCTCTCCAGACAG GTAAAGGATGCCCAGAGGAAACATGACCTGCTGGTGGATCTCATCCACAAAGATCAAGATCACAACAGGCGTTTG AGGGATTTCAAAGAAcgcatccagcagcagaaagtgaCTCAGAACAGACTGAGGGAACAGAGGCAGCAGATAGCCCGGGCAAAGAAGTATCACAGCGACTACCACGTCCAGCACCGGGCGCGTCTGATGAGGGCACGCACCAAGGAGGAGAGG atgtttcgGCAGCTGTTTGAGGAGGGGTTGGACCTGCAGAAAACCCGGCTCAGAGAACAGAGGGCTCACGCCAGGGAACAGCGCTTGGAACATCAGAGACGACACCAAGACCAGATAACGTCAATGGAGAACTACTACAAGGACCAG TTTTCACTACTGGCTGAAAGACTTGCACAGGAGCGGCAGGAGATCCAGGTTCGCAAAAAAGCTCAAGAAAAG GCCCTGCTGAAGATGAAGCGAGAGCTACGTTCCAGGATGGAGCGAGAGATCGGTGAACTTCAGAAGATCATCATCCAGAACAACGAGGAGGACTACATCCAGGATTTGGAGGTCCAGAGGCTGCGCAATCGGATCCAGATGGCTTCCTTCCAGTACAACACTAGCTACCTGCACTGA